The proteins below are encoded in one region of Silene latifolia isolate original U9 population chromosome 2, ASM4854445v1, whole genome shotgun sequence:
- the LOC141642771 gene encoding uncharacterized protein LOC141642771 isoform X5, with the protein MKKKLALGVHSVSEGIEAVLDTRKVDLSNSEGSLCKNEYYVKYKGLAHIHNCWIPDTQLRHEAPELLTKLSEQGTSWNPEWAVPQRLLSRRLVIVGNQDAGFASKSHFEWLVKWRGLDYDQATWELEDSEFCKKPEVQQLMQEYGTRDNGSKISFILGDDETQERRKTSQVKHGRVLDSYRAEIVSKLREFYQKSHNAVLFDEQDRIMKIIYFISSILSNVHRPLLIITPHESLSNWEAEFIRVAASINVVVYSGNADSRNIIRNTELYREDSELMMQVLISNVEAISEDLEHIKGIDWEAIIVDDCQEHCFVKHADCIKAFATSWKLLLLNAQLKDTVAVYVNILSLLEPLGSSDNGYGHLNASTNDDMSVLKERLSSFIISPRFQEYWVPVEISNVQLEQYCSSMLSNSTVLRLCSKSDPIGSLHDILISTQKCCDHPYIVNPSLRKSLLPENPSQDAALDMGVKASGKLQLLDKLLSEFRNQGLKVLILFQSIAGSGKDNLEFLLDDLLTWRFGKDSFEHVAVGGQPSKKHAALNKFNKESDRSFLLLERRACLPSIKLSSVDSVIILNSDWNPLNDLRALQKIIIDSKLKPIKVFRFYCSCTVEEKALVMAKNDPILDSTVPLNPSTKQMLLMWGSSYLFSRLDQFHRDDIVKNITTVSLGSSFVTDVFKEIVSVVKNDENGSQSKYISEVQFDGRCYLKNTLLLGEQRNQVQEGMPSPDFWMKLLEGKLPQWKYLAVSPERNRKRVDYSDDLSLPPDVEIDEPIKRRKDTSPRQAGLQAEKVKDMNKEHQGLSDMRLPAQDGRIDSNDQSGLLEKLKPTIRGLCKTLMLKDDVKRLAESFLEYVLNNHQVTREPETILQAFQISVCWTAAEVMEQKVDHRKSLEIAVEKMEFKCREQEADSVYKKMKLLMKIFLFRNLKPLKSSIDPASATDETISKSCVDISIGGLEKISNKEKDSFGYSENVKKICEKKIKKLKERQKDELVKFENAWQEKRAKLEDNYKVESAVIRYSHAKSTDVVEKLKILEENYAKKKEDLESQIYKHHKEFEARQQEERDGEQKKIAQLLELVKPVAQNEQLENQPSLNSIQLQTTEHDIDIPLNGDVRFHLSEKTRDGSENDIIQMDAILVRKENTPENNVGNGVSTTICCTPRDESRSLVSTSTKHQTSDENACQDLGDQVCQQQVERAVEEVCSLTESCHASLGGETPFVEPADSVPSNLPHDEEPTALPATEHSSDQLDNQPNEVENPVVLTENCNASLGGEIPLAEPADSVPSNLPHDQEPTALPATEHSSDQLNNQPNEVESLVVQTSCAQMLPQLAHSGIARVHGSHLTPLSAVPPTNSRMPPSYYSDPLQNEFDRIRKQIGETINAHEEMKLRLKSECEKEIEDLVAQIRKKYCVKLEEAESSFSLKKSELELNQNMVMMNKFLADAFRSKCTDYKADKAGAQGRSQKGMSSSRINIPLQLQPTARPLSSTTSFSMVPSTISPTRTIVNPFPTLESGMPTRPPLDRMARHETRAPAPHLQHLSVPRAMSSNNMQYSSVFPLQPLNNNHLASSSSSQIPDREPVLSLNATELLLDIARRNDAKLRFLSENLPPWPDNSQDHESWDLSQFERVPDVEQPAGDVVCLSDDD; encoded by the exons ATGAAGAAAAAGCTGGCCCTTGGTGTGCATTCTGTGTCAGAGGGTATAGAAGCAGTTTTGGATACAAGAAAAGTGGATTTGTCGAACTCAGAAG GATCACTTTGTAAGAATGAGTACTACGTCAAATACAAAGGTCTTGCTCATATTCATAATTGCTGGATACCGGATACTCAGTTGCGTCATGAAGCTCCTGAACTTCTCACAAAGCTCAGTGAACAG GGGACATCGTGGAATCCAGAGTGGGCAGTACCACAGCGTTTGCTATCGAGGAGATTAGTAATTGTTGGCAATCAGGATGCTGGCTTTGCATCAAAAAGCCATTTTGAGTGGCTTGTGAAATGGCGTGGCCTTGATTATGATCAAGCTACATGGGAGTTGGAGGATTCTGAATTCTGTAAGAAACCTGAAGTTCAGCAGCTCATGCAAGAGTATGGAACACGTGATAATGGCTCTAAAATTTCATTTATACTAGGAGATGATGAG ACTCAAGAAAGAAGAAAGACTTCACAAGTCAAACATGGAAGAGTTTTAGATAGCTACCGCGCTGAAATTGTCAGTAAGCTACGTGAGTTTTACCAAAAGAGCCATAATGCTGTGCTATTTGATGAGCAG GATAGAATAATGAAAATAATCTACTTTATTTCATCCATATTAAGCAATGTCCATCGGCCTCTTCTCATAATCACTCCACATGAATCCCTGTCTAACTGGGAGGCTGAGTTCATACGTGTCGCTGCATCCATCAATGTAGTAGTTTATAGCGGGAATGCCGATTCACGGAATATTATTCGAAATACGGAGCTCTATAGAGAAGATAGTGAGCTGATGATGCAAGTGCTGATATCTAATGTGGAAGCAATTTCTGAG GACTTGGAACACATAAAGGGGATAGATTGGGAAGCCATTATCGTTGATGACTGCCAAGAACACTGTTTTGTAAAGCATGCTGATTGCATCAAGGCTTTCGCAACTAGTTGGAAATTACTTCTGTTGAATGCTCAGCTAAAG GATACTGTAGCTGTATATGTCAATATATTGTCTTTGCTGGAGCCTCTTGGTAGTTCCGATAATGGTTACGGACATTTGAATGCTTCAACAAATGACGACATGAGTGTGTTGAAGGAGAGACTGTCTTCCTTTATTATTTCTCCAAGGTTTCAGGAATACTGGGTTCCAGTGGAGATTTCTAACGTCCAACTGGAGCAATATTGCTCTTCTATGCTCTCAAATTCCACTGTTCTACGATTATGTTCCAAGAGTGATCCTATTGGCTCCCTGCATGACATTCTTATTTCCACGCAGAAG TGCTGTGATCATCCCTATATAGTAAATCCCTCGCTGCGAAAATCACTGCTACCTGAAAATCCTTCTCAGGATGCTGCACTGGATATGGGAGTTAAAGCAAGTGGCAAGCTACAGCTTCTCGATAAACTCCTATCAGAATTTAGGAATCAAGGGCTGAAGGTGCTTATCCTTTTCCAG TCAATTGCTGGTTCTGGAAAGGATAATTTAGAATTCTTACTTGACGATCTACTGACATGGCGGTTTGGTAAAGATTCTTTTGAACACGTTGCTGTTGGAGGTCAACCTTCGAAAAAACATGCTGCTTTGAACAAATTTAACAAGGAGAGTGATAGGTCATTTTTATTATTGGAGAGACGAGCTTGTCTTCCTTCCATTAAACTGTCGTCAGTTGATTCAGTTATCATCCTGAACAGTGACTGGAATCCCCTAAATGACTTAAGGGCTCTGCAAAAGATCATTATAGATTCAAAGCTAAAACCAATTAAGGTCTTTCGTTTCTACTGTTCGTGTACTGTTGAAGAGAAAGCCCTTGTCATGGCTAAGAATGATCCAATCCTTGACAGCACTGTGCCTTTAAATCCAAGTACTAAGCAAATGCTTCTGATGTGGGGTTCTTCGTACTTATTCTCAAGGCTAGATCAATTTCACCGTGATGATATTGTTAAGAACATAACCACTGTCTCCCTTGGATCTTCGTTTGTGACAGACGTCTTTAAAGAGATAGTCTCAGTAGTTAAAAATGACGAAAACGGCAGTCAAAGTAAATATATCTCTGAAGTTCAATTTGATGGGAGGTGTTATCTCAAGAATACTCTCCTTTTGGGGGAGCAAAGAAATCAGGTACAGGAGGGAATGCCATCACCTGATTTTTGGATGAAGCTTTTGGAGGGAAAGCTACCTCAATGGAAGTATCTGGCCGTGTCACCCGAGAGGAATAGGAAGCGGGTTGACTATTCTGATGACTTATCTTTGCCACCAGATGTTGAAATTGATGAACCAATAAAGAGGCGAAAGGATACTTCTCCTAGGCAAGCTGGACTACAAGCTGAGAAAGTTAAAGACATGAACAAAGAACATCAAG GGCTTTCTGACATGAGGCTTCCAGCACAAGATGGTAGAATTGATTCGAATGACCAGAGCGGTCTTTTGGAAAAGTTGAAACCCACTATACGTGGACTTTGCAAAACGCTGATGCTGAAG GATGATGTGAAAAGATTGGCTGAAAGTTTTCTTGAATATGTTTTGAACAATCATCAGGTGACAAGGGAACCTGAGACAATCTTACAAGCTTTCCAGATCTCAGTG TGTTGGACGGCAGCTGAGGTTATGGAGCAAAAGGTTGATCACAGAAAATCACTGGAGATTGCCGTAGAGAAGATGGAATTCAAGTGTCGAGAGCAAGAGGCAGACTCTGTGTATAAAAAGATGAAACTACTAATGAAAATTTTTTTGTTTCGAAATCTTAAGCCTCTGAAATCTTCCATTGATCCTGCTTCAGCAACAGATGAAACTATCAGTAAAAGTTGTGTAGATATATCCATTGGAGGCTTGGAAAAGATAAGTAATAAAGAGAAAGATAGCTTTGGATACTCTGAGAATGTGAAAAAGATTTGTGAAAAGAAGATTAAAAAGCTCAAGGAGAGGCAAAAGGACGAACTTGTGAAATTTGAAAATGCCTGGCAAGAGAAGAGGGCTAAACTAGAAGACAATTACAAAGTTGAATCAGCTGTTATCCGTTATTCACACGCTAAGTCTACTGACGTTGTCGAGAAGCTGAAGATCTTAGAGGAAAATTATGCTAAGAAAAAGGAAGACCTCGAAAGTCAAATTTACAAGCACCATAAAGAGTTTGAAGCTAGGCAACaggaagaaagagatggtgaacaGAAAAAGATAGCACAACTGTTGGAACTGGTAAAACCTGTGGCACAAAACGAGCAGTTGGAGAATCAGCCATCTTTGAACAGTATACAGTTGCAAACGACTGAACACGATATAGATATTCCTTTGAACGGTGATGTACGATTCCATCTGTCAGAAAAGACTAGAGATGGAAGTGAGAATGATATTATACAAATGGACGCTATTTTAGTCAGAAAAGAAAATACCCCTGAAAACAATGTAGGTAATGGTGTCAGTACAACAATTTGCTGCACGCCGAGAGATGAGTCAAGGTCTTTGGTTTCTACATCCACGAAACATCAAACTTCAGATGAAAACGCATGCCAG GACCTTGGAGATCAAGTATGTCAACAACAAGTTGAAAGAGCGGTAGAAGAAGTTTGTTCTCTTACTGAGAGCTGCCATGCTTCTCTTGGAGGAGAAACACCGTTTGTCGAACCAGCCGACTCTGTTCCTTCTAATCTTCCACATGATGAGGAACCCACTGCTTTACCCGCCACTGAGCACTCTAGTGATCAACTTGATAATCAGCCAAATGAGGTCGAAAACCCGGTCGTTCTTACTGAGAATTGCAATGCTTCTCTTGGAGGAGAAATACCATTAGCGGAACCAGCCGACTCAGTTCCTTCTAATCTTCCACATGATCAGGAGCCCACTGCTTTACCTGCCACTGAGCACTCTAGTGATCAACTTAATAATCAGCCAAATGAGGTCGAAAGCCTGGTTGTTCAAACTTCTTGTGCTCAAATGCTACCGCAATTAGCACATTCAGGAATTGCTCGTGTACATGGTAGCCATCTTACCCCATTATCAGCGGTCCCTCCAACTAACTCACGGATGCCACCATCTTATTATTCAGACCCTCTTCAAAATGAatttgatcgaatacgaaagcaAATTGGAGAAACCATAAATGCTCACGAGGAAATG AAATTACGGCTAAAATCAGAATGTGAGAAAGAAATAGAGGACCTTGTAGCCCAAATTCGAAAGAAGTACTGTGTCAAGCTTGAGGAAGCTGAGTCGTCATTCTCTCTCAAGAAGAGTGAACTGGAGTTAAATCAGAATATGGTTATGATGAATAAGTTCCTGGCAGATGCTTTCAGATCTAAATGCACGGATTATAAGGCTGATAAGGCAGGAGCACAAGGCCGATCACAAAAAG GTATGTCTTCTAGTCGGATAAATATACCCCTTCAACTACAGCCTACGGCTAGACCACTGTCTTCCACGACCTCATTTTCTATGGTTCCGTCAACTATCAGCCCTACCAGAACCATTGTTAATCCATTTCCAACCCTTGAATCTGGTATGCCAACGAGGCCCCCTCTAGACAGGATGGCTAGGCATGAAACCCGTGCACCGGCCCCTCATTTGCAACATTTGTCTGTCCCACGTGCCATGTCATCTAACAATATGCAATATTCTAGCGTATTTCCATTACAACCCCTTAACAATAACCACCTGGCATCATCTTCATCCTCGCAAATTCCGGATAGGGAACCGGTCTTGTCACTAAATGCAACGGAGCTGCTCTTGGATATTGCTAGGAGAAATGACGCAAAACTCCGTTTCCTATCTGAAAATTTACCACCTTGGCCAGATAATTCGCAGGATCATGAATCATGGGATCTCTCTCAGTTTGAGAGAGTTCCTGATGTGGAGCAGCCTGCCGGAGATGTTGTCTGTTTATCAGATGATGACTAG